Part of the Planctomycetia bacterium genome, CTACGGTTACATAGAAAACGGGATCGCGACCCTCCCCTGCTCCGAACCGCGCTTCGGCCAATGCGGCAAGGTCGGCATCGTTGCCCAGCGCACATCCCAAGCCAAGCGCCTCGCGACACCACGCGGCCAAGGGAAAGTCGTCCCATCCGGCGACTTGATGGCTCGTGATCGTCCGGCCGGAGATCGCATCGATCGGCCCTCCGAAGCCGATGCCGACCGCGGCCAGGCCGAACTCATCCATCAACGGCCCCGCCGCCGCCGCGATTTGCTTACGAATCCCCGCCGCTCCGGCTTCCCGATCGATCGTCAATCGGACGGGCTCTGCGGCGAACGTGCCGTCGCCGGGTCCGACGCCGAGTTGCAACTTCGTGCCGCCGATTTCGATTCCTAAGAACATCATCGCAATGGCGACTCCGGCCGTGATCGCAGAACCGCTCGTTTCTTAGAACGGCGACTGCTTATTCACCGGCCTACTTCTTGACGGGGTCGGACGATTCTTCCATACCGGCGATATATTGCCGCAGTCGCTCGAGCTCGTCGGTCACATGCCGCAGCCGCAGCATATTTTCAACGCGCTTCAGCAACTCGACTTTGTTGACCGGCTTGCTGAGGAAATCGTCGGTGCCAGCTTGCACGGCCCGTTCGATGTCGCCGAGCTCGTTGAGCGCCGTTACCATGAGGATCATGATCCCTCTCGTCGCGCGATCCGACTTGATCTTCTTGCAGACCTCGAACCCGCTGAGCTTCGGCATCATCACGTCGAGCAAGATGAGGTCGGGCTTGAACTCCGCGACCTTATCGAGGGTGTCTTTCCCGTCGACCGCGATCGCCATATCGCAATCGAGCCCCGCGAGGAATGCCTCGAGCAATTCGACGTTCACCGCATTGTCGTCGGCGATCAAGATGCGACTTTTCGGCAACGGGCTTGTCATGCGATTCTCCAACTCGAAACGGTTGAAGAAGTGGTCAGTGGTCGGTGGTCAGTGGTCAGTTGCGAAAAAGATTACGACATCTCCTCCTACTGACCACCGACCACCGACCACCGACCACTTCGTTTATAACGCTGGAATGCGGGCTGCCGGCACGGGGAACGATTCACATAGCGAGGCTACGTCGCCGCGTACGCGCTTCGCAGTCGCTTCATCGGCCGGGTTCTTCAAAATTTCCAAGATCC contains:
- a CDS encoding response regulator — translated: MTSPLPKSRILIADDNAVNVELLEAFLAGLDCDMAIAVDGKDTLDKVAEFKPDLILLDVMMPKLSGFEVCKKIKSDRATRGIMILMVTALNELGDIERAVQAGTDDFLSKPVNKVELLKRVENMLRLRHVTDELERLRQYIAGMEESSDPVKK